One Streptomyces umbrinus genomic window, ATCACCGCACCCCTTCTCCCGATGCCGGTCCCCGGAAGGCTCGACCGGGGTCGGCCGCCTCGTCCTCGGCCTGGCGTCGCGCCGAAGCCCCGTACGTGCATACTCAGGCTTTGCGCGCGCACCGGCGTTCGCGAGAAGGAGGAGGTGGGCGATGGTGTCGGCATCGGGGTCGGAGTCCCGGAAGGTCACGATCAACGACGTCGCCAAGTCCGCGGGGGTGTCCAGGCAGACCGTGTCGCGGGCGCTCAACGACAAGGACGAGATCGACAGCGATACCAAACAGCGCGTGCTGGACGCGGCTCGCGCACTCGGATACCGGCCGAGCCGGTTCGCCCGGGGCCTGGTCCGCCAGGACACCATGACCATCGGGCTGGTCATCCCCGATCTGCTCAACCCGTACTTCACCGAGGTCGCGGCCTCCGCCCTGGAGGCCGCCCGGACCCATGGCTGGCATGTCGTCGTGTACGACACCGCCGACCGGGCGGAAGAGGAACTCGGCACGCTTCAGGTGATCAGTTCGCAGGTCGACGCGGTCATCGGCTACTTCAGCTGCTCCGACAGCGAACTCGAGTCGTTCACCCGGGGCATGCCGGTCGTGCTCATCGGTCGCGAGGGCAGGTCCACGCGGTTCACCTCGATCCGGATCGACGGTCGGGAGGGGGTCCACGCCGCGGTTACGCACCTGGTCGCGAAGGGGCACACACGGATCGGCATGATCGACCACCAGGCCCGGGCCGAGCCGAGCATCCGGCACACGTGGTTCACGGCGGCCGCGGCTGCGCACGGGATCGACGGCGGCATGGTGGTCGGTGCGGACCAGACAGCCGACGGAGGCGGCTCGGCGCTCAGGGAGTTGCTCACCGCTCATCCCGATGTCACCGCGGTCTTCACGTTCAACGACATCATCGCGATCGGCGCTCTGCGGGAAGCCCGCCGACTCGGCAGGAGCGTTCCGCAGGACCTGGCGGTCATCGGCTTCGACGGTCTTCAGCTCGGGGCGCTCATGGAGCCCCCGCTCACCAGCGTCGCGCTCGACACGCGGCAGCTCGGCGTGCTCGCCATCGAGCAGGTCGCACGGCTGCTGTCGGACCCGCGGACGCTCGCGGTCGAGGACCTGGTCGTGCATGCCGAGCTGCGGCCGAGCGGGTCGGCGTAACCCGCCGGAAACCCATCCGCATCGAATGTCTTGACATTGAACCGCGCCGAAGCGCAGACTTCCGAGCACTTCGCATCGCATCTCGCGAAGTACCTCTGAGAATCTCCGTGAGCGGTCCCGTGAGCGCTCACGGGACCGCTCACAAGTATCCATAACCAATGTTTTCACCCCTTCGCCACGGCGCTCGGCGCCTGAACCGACACCGTTGCGTCCTGTCCCTTCCACCCAGAGGGCGTTCCGCCCGAGGGATCAGCATCGAGCCGCCTAGCACCGTCGCTAGCCGTTGTCTGGAACGGAAAATATGAGCAACACAGTCACGCGCATCCGCCTCGCCGTCGTCACCGCGGCAGCCGGCGTCCTCGTACTCGCCGGATGCTCGTCGTCCGACTCGTCGGGCGAGTCGTCCGCAGCCTCCTGTGAGCCCTCGAAGGGCAAGGTCACACTCCAGTACTGGAACACCGTCAACGGCATGGACAAGGTCGTCGACCTGTGGAACAGGGACCACCCCGACATCCAGGTCGAGTCGAAGAACATCTCCAACGACCAGTACGGCGCGATCGGCAACGCCCTGAAGGCCGGTAAGGCCCCGGACCTCGCCCAGGTCGGCTACGACCAGCTGCCCACCCTGCGCTCCCAGGACGCCTTCGTGGACGCCTCGGCCTGCAAGACGGCCGCCGGCACCGAGTCGAAGTTCGTTCCGTGGACCTGGTCCCAGGCCGGTTTCGGCGGCGAAGGGGTGTACGCCCTTCCGCAGGACACGGGCCCGATGGCCATGTACGTACGCACCGACATCTTCAAGAAGTACGACGTCCCGATTCCGACGACCTGGGACGAGTACACCACCGCCGCGGAGAAGCTGCACAAGGCGAACCCGAAGCTCACCATGACGTTCTTCGACCCGAACAACGCCGAATGGTTCAACGGGCTCCTCTGGCAGAACAACGCGAACATGTACAGCTACTCCGACGACAAGTGGCACGTCACCGTCGACTCGGACAAGAGCAAGCGGGTCGCCGAGTACTGGCAGAAGCTGATCGACGACAAGCTCGTGCGCACCGACCTCGCCAACGGGTCGACGCAGATGTTCGCCGCCTACCAGAACGACCAGATGGCCACCCAGCTCGGGGCGGCCTGGGGCTACACGGGCATCCGTGACAACCTGCCCGACCAGGCCGGCAAGTGGTCGATCGTCCCAATGCCGACCTGGGGTGCGGGTGGCAACTCCGGTGACTGGGGCGGCTCCACCGTCGCGTTCATGAAGGGCGGCAAGCACCTCTACGAGGCGGCCGAGTTCAACACGTGGCTCAACACCGACCCCGCGGCGCTCGCGCTGGCGAACGAGGTGGGCGGCCTGTACCCGGCGTCCACCGACGGGCTGAAGCTCCCGGCGCTGACCAAGGGTGTGCCGTACTACAACAACGAGAAGATCTTCGACGTCTTCGCCGAGTCGTCCAAGAAGGTCGACACCGACTTCAGCTGGGGCCCCACCCAGAAGACGGTGAACCTGGCACTGCAGGACGCGATGGC contains:
- a CDS encoding ABC transporter substrate-binding protein codes for the protein MSNTVTRIRLAVVTAAAGVLVLAGCSSSDSSGESSAASCEPSKGKVTLQYWNTVNGMDKVVDLWNRDHPDIQVESKNISNDQYGAIGNALKAGKAPDLAQVGYDQLPTLRSQDAFVDASACKTAAGTESKFVPWTWSQAGFGGEGVYALPQDTGPMAMYVRTDIFKKYDVPIPTTWDEYTTAAEKLHKANPKLTMTFFDPNNAEWFNGLLWQNNANMYSYSDDKWHVTVDSDKSKRVAEYWQKLIDDKLVRTDLANGSTQMFAAYQNDQMATQLGAAWGYTGIRDNLPDQAGKWSIVPMPTWGAGGNSGDWGGSTVAFMKGGKHLYEAAEFNTWLNTDPAALALANEVGGLYPASTDGLKLPALTKGVPYYNNEKIFDVFAESSKKVDTDFSWGPTQKTVNLALQDAMAKAVAGDGKLTGALAAAQASALKSMDDLAIPATAGK
- a CDS encoding LacI family DNA-binding transcriptional regulator — protein: MVSASGSESRKVTINDVAKSAGVSRQTVSRALNDKDEIDSDTKQRVLDAARALGYRPSRFARGLVRQDTMTIGLVIPDLLNPYFTEVAASALEAARTHGWHVVVYDTADRAEEELGTLQVISSQVDAVIGYFSCSDSELESFTRGMPVVLIGREGRSTRFTSIRIDGREGVHAAVTHLVAKGHTRIGMIDHQARAEPSIRHTWFTAAAAAHGIDGGMVVGADQTADGGGSALRELLTAHPDVTAVFTFNDIIAIGALREARRLGRSVPQDLAVIGFDGLQLGALMEPPLTSVALDTRQLGVLAIEQVARLLSDPRTLAVEDLVVHAELRPSGSA